TTTCGGGTGTAGCCGCTTTATTGATAATAATATTCTCAATAATAGAAGAAGGGAAAATGTCGAAAGAAAAAGTTTTACGGTCGGGTTCTGTAGAAGACATGAGGGCTCCGTTTAAAGTAGCCTGATTGTAACGATCTGACAAACCGCGAACGATAAGGTATTTTCCTTCCTGTAAGGAAACACCTGGTACGCGTTTCAGAACTTCACCTGTATTACGATCGGGAGAACGTTTGATTGCTTCCGCCGATACAACCTGCGCTACAGTATTGGTATTTTTTTGGAACTGGATCAAAGCATTTACAGATTCTTTACGGGAAGTGGTTTTAACTACTACAGATTCCAGGTTGCCCACTGAAGTATTCAAGAGGATTTCCAAATCGGTTGTTTTTCCTGCAGCGATATTAATTTCGCTGATTTGTTTTTTTACGAAACCTAAAGCTGATACTTCTATTTCATACATTTTTCCCTCTGGGAGAGTTAAAACATATCTACCTTCAACGTCTGTGATAATTTTGGGGTTGTGTCCGGCAACTTTAATAGTTGCGCCGGCAATAGGATTATTTTTTTCATCAATGACTTTTCCTGATAATTTGCCGAATTGAGCAAATACAGTAATGGACAGCAAGGAAGCAAGTACAGTTAAGGCATGCCTGAGGAATGAGACTTTATACATTATGGACTTTTAGTACCGCAAAACTCTATGGCGAATGTTAAGCAAATGTTACCCCAATATTATCAACCGGTTAACTAAACATTCCATGTTACCAAACGTTATTTTTCAATGTTACCAAATTATTAATTCTTGACAGGGCTGCTTAGAGCCCTATCATAATTTTAAATTTGCCAAAATTTTTCTAATGGGAATCAATAACATCGGCAGGATTTTCATGCCTAAGAACCGGGTTTTTTACGAACTGTTTGAGGATGTGGCAACTACAGTAGAGCAAATGGGTCAAGTGATCAAGCAAGTAGTTTATGAACACGATGCCGACAAACGAGCCTCCCTGATAGGGCTTATCGAGGACCTGGAACACAAGAATGATGACCATACCCATAAGATCTTTACGGAGTTAGGGCGCAATTTCATCACTCCTTTCGACCGTGAAGACATTCACTATTTAGCAACTGCGCTTGATGATATCTGTGATTATATTTATGCAACTGCTAAAAAGATCAATTTTTATAAGGTGAATCCGAATGATTCTGCTATTCAGAAAATGGCGGAATTGATAGAGCAGGGCTGTATAGAGATCAAAAAAGTGGTATACGGGCTGCGTGACATGAAGAACCTGCGCCAGATGACAGAGGGCATGGTTCGTGTAAACAGCATTGAGAATCAGGCAGATGATGTGTTCGACATGAGCATTGAGCGCCTTTTTGAGCATGAAAACGACGTAAAAGAGCTAATTAAAAAGAGAGAGATCTACCAGGCAATGGAAACTGTTACAGACAAGTGCGAAGATGCCGCGAATGTGATAGAGTCCATCATTGTCAAGTATGCCTAATCCCCGCCCTTAAATTAGCTTTATATGGTCACCATATTGATTGTTATTATAGTACTGTCTTTTATTTTCGATTATATCAACGGGTTTCACGACGCAGCTAACTCTATCGCGACCATTGTATCTACCAAAGTGCTTACCCCTTTCCAGGCAGTCGTCTGGGCAGCTTTTTTCAATTTTGGCGCATTTTTCATTTCCAAATATTTAGTAGGGGGATTTGGTATTGCCGATACCATTGCGAAAAGTGTAACCCTTGCGAAAGGCGATCCGCTGGCGATGTATGTGGTACTGGCCGGTCTTGTATCCGCTATTATCTGGAACCTTATTACCTGGTGGTTCGGGATTCCTTCGAGCTCTTCGCACGCACTTATCGGGGGACTTATAGGTGCGGCAGTAGCGCACTATGGCACTTTTGGCGTTGTAGTGGCTGCCAAGGTTGTACCTATTGTACTGTTCATATTCATGGCGCCTTTGATAGGTATGTTCGTAGCGTTTATCATCACGGTTATTATCGTTCATATCTGTAAGCGGGGCAATCCTTATAAAACGGAGAAATGGTTTAAGCGTTTACAGCTGGTATCATCGGCCCTGTTCAGTCTTGGCCATGGCAGTAACGACTCTCAAAAGGTAATGGGTATTATAGGTGTGGCAATGGTTGCCAGCCATTATATTCCTGATCTGAAATCGATACCTGACTGGGTGCCTATCATGTGTTTTATTGCGATGGGTCTTGGCACCTTAAGTGGTGGCTGGAAGATTGTAAAGACGATGGGCTCACGTATTACCAAGGTTAGTCCGCTGGAAGGCGTAGCTGCCGAAACGGCGGGTGCGATCACGCTGTTTCTTACGGAGCATTTCAAGATACCTGTATCAACTACGCATACGATCACCGGTTCCATTATCGGTGTAGGCGCTACCAAACGTTTATCGGCTGTAAGATGGGGTGTTACTGTTAACCTGGTATGGGCATGGGTACTTACCATACCTGTTAGTGCGATAGTAGCAGCGATCACATTTTACATCATCAGACTGTTTGCATAAGAAGCTATCTGATAGCATACGCATATCCCCGTTTATACGTATTTTGCATACTCATAAAACGAGACATGGCTAAAATTCTTGTAACCGGAGGATGTGGCTTCATAGGGTCGCACACGGTAGTTGACTTGATCGAAAACGGGTTTGATGTTATCTCCATTGACGATAATTCCCGCTCTACCACTTACCTGTTAGATGGTATAGAGAAGATCACCGGAAAGAAGTTAAAGAACTATAAAGTAGACCTCAAAAATTTTGACGACACGCTGGCGGTATTCCAGGAAAATCCTGATATCTCCGGCGTGATTCATTTTGCGGCCTTTAAAGCGGTGGGAGAATCGATGGAGGTTCCTCTTGATTATTTCGAGAACAACATGTTTTCGCTGATCAACCTGCTGAAATGTGTAAAAGAGTTCAGGATAGATAATTTTGTATTCTCCTCGTCGTGTACCGTTTATGGCAATCCTGACAGCATTCCTGTTACCGAACAAACTCCCGAAAAGCCTGCAGAGTCTCCTTATGGCGCAACCAAACAAATGGGTGAGCGCGTGATCAGGGAGTTTGCGCGTGCTTATAACCAGAATGCAGTTTTACTTCGTTATTTCAATCCTGTAGGCGCACATCCTTCCACCTTTATCGGCGAGCTGCCGCTTGGCAAGCCGCTGAACCTGGTTCCTGTGATTACGCAGACAGCTATCGGCAAACTGCCCCAGATGACGGTATTCGGGGACGATTATGAAACACGTGACGGCAGTTGTGTAAGGGATTTTATACATGTGTGCGATATTGCCCATGCGCATACCCTGGCCATTCAATACATGATAGACAAACGGCAGAAGAGCAACTGTGAGGTCTTTAACCTGGGAACCGGCAATGGCGTTACGGTACTGGAAGCCATCAAGGCATTTGAAAAAGTAACCGGGCAAAAGCTCAATTATAAGATAGCTCCCCGCCGCCCTGGCGATGTAGTAGCTATTTATGCCAACAACAGTTATGCAGTAAATACCCTTAAATGGGATATCCGTTATGATCTGGACCAGATGATGGATACGGCATGGCAGTGGGAATTAAAGGTGCAACAGGACGAAGCGCTGATGAAACAACAAAATCCTGCGCTGAATTAGCAAAAGCCGTTACTTTGCACGGCACACTCAAAACCAACAAAACATGATAAAAGATATCCAGGTTCTTAATGAAAAGGAAACAAGGGGTGGCTTTGGAGAAGGTGTTTATGAAATAGGTAAAGAAAATCCTAACGTAGTAGTGCTCACGGCTGATCTGGCCGGGTCCATGAAGATTGCGCCATTTATCAAAGAATTTCCCGAAAGGTATGTACAGGTAGGTATTGCAGAAGCCAACATGATTGGTATTGCTGCCGGTCTTACTATTGGTGGTAAGATCCCTTACACTACTACCTTCGCCAACTTCAGCACCGGCCGGGTTTATGACCAGATCCGCCAGAGTGTTGCCTATAGCGGCAAAAACGTAAAAATATGCGCCAGCCACGCGGGTTTAACCCTGGGTGAAGACGGTGCTACCCACCAGATACTGGAAGATATAGGGATGATGAAAATGCTTCCTGGCATGACGGTTATTGTACCTTGCGATTTTAACCAGACCAAAGCGGCTACCAAAGCGATTGCTTCGTACGAAGGTCCTGTGTATCTCCGTTTCGGACGTCCAAAATGGCCTAATATCACCAAAGAAGACGGCAGCGACTTTGTTATCGGCAAAGCCCAGGTTCTGAATGAAGGTAGCGACATTACTTTGTTTGCCTGCGGCCACCTGGTATGGAAAGCTGTTGAAGCAGGACGTATACTGGAGGAAAAGGGATATAGCGTGGAATTAATCAATATTCACACTATTAAACCACTTGACGAAGAAGCGATCCTGAAATCCATTACCAAAACGCGTTGTGCGGTTACCTGCGAGGAGCATAATATTCTTGGCGGTCTTGGTGACAGCATTGCCCATGTAGCAGCTAAGCATCTGCCTATTCCTATTGAATTTGTAGGAACGAAAGATACTTTCGGCGAAAGTGGCAAGCCTACTGAGCTTTTGGCAAAATATGGCTTAGATACTCCTGATATTGTTGCAGCTGCGGAAAAAGCACTTGCACGTAAAGGGAAATAATAATATTTGTCCGGGTGTTAACAATGACAGGCAGCTTACGCTCCCTGTCATTGTTCATTCTGATAAGATCCCCGTTTCATTAACACATAAAAACACCAAGCTGCATGCATCCGGATGATAAAGAGCTGTTGCATATGTTCAGGCAGCCGGAAACAAAAGAGAGGGCATTTACCGGTATTATCAAAAAATACCAGGAGAAGCTTTACTGGCACATCCGCCGTATGGTTGTAGACCATGACGATGCGAACGATGTGGTGCAGAATATGTTCATCAAAGTATGGAATGCCCTGGATAACTTCCGGGAGGACAGCCAGTTATATACATGGCTTTACCGTATTGCCACGAATGAATCGCTTACCTTTATAGAGCAGCAGAAAAAGAGGGCCGCTATCAGTTTGAGTGATGTAGAAAGCGGGTTGAGCAATAAAATACTGGCGGACAAACATTTTGACGGCAGTAAACTGGAGTGGAAGCTGCAATTAGCCATTCAACAATTACCTGAAAAACAACGTGTTGTTTTCAATTTACGCTATTTTGATGAAATGCCTTACGAGGAAATGAGCCGGGTTCTGGAAACAAGTGAGGGTGCACTTAAGGCCAGCTATCATCATGCGGCTAAAAAAATAGAGGACTTCATCAGGAATCATTAAACCGTTCGGGAATACGCCAGTCAAACCAGGTGATAAGATGGACTTAATGAACAAAGAAAGGGACATATGGGAAAGTGTGAAGAATGACAATGTGTATTCTGTGCCTGAAGGTTACTTTGATAATCTTGGCAGTGAAGTTATGTCCGCAATATTCCTGGAATCCGGCAAGCGAAATGCGCAACAGGGTACTTACACCATTCCCGACCACTATTTTCAAGACCTGCCTACGGCCATACTGGCCCAATTAAAAGCCAATCCAGGCAATATATCCTCCCCTGTTGAAACAGCTGAAGACCACGCTCTTATTGACAATGCATTACTGGCAAGGGTAGGCAACGGCCATACCTATTCTGTGCCACAGGGCTATTTTGAAGAATTGCCTGCCCTGTTACTTACCAAGGCCAGCGGTAAGGAAAGACCAAAAGTTATTTCCCTCCGTTCTGTTACGCGCCGCTGGATGCCGTATGCAACCGCTGCTGCGCTATCTGGTTTCATGGTACTTGGCGCCTTTATTTTTAGTGGTGATAATGCCCAGCAATCCTCCTCCCAATACTATGGTAATTTCAATAGTATAGATGTAAAAAAAGGAGTATCAGATCTAAGTGAATCTGAAATAGCCGGTTATCTTAATACACATCCGGCCGTCTACGATTTACGTAATTCTACCACCCGTCCGGTTGAAGCCGATATACAACGTTCTATAAAACACATCAGTGAAGAAGAGATCACAGATTATTTGCAAGACAACTGGGAGCCAGGAGAAAGCCCATTAAAGGGGATATAAATTTGAATTAAAGATGAAAAAATATTTCTTTTTCATATCATTTTTACTGTTGCATGGCTATTTTTGCACTGCGCAGTCTGAAATGGGAGCCAACCGAACGGAAGCT
The Filimonas effusa genome window above contains:
- a CDS encoding RNA polymerase sigma factor; this translates as MHPDDKELLHMFRQPETKERAFTGIIKKYQEKLYWHIRRMVVDHDDANDVVQNMFIKVWNALDNFREDSQLYTWLYRIATNESLTFIEQQKKRAAISLSDVESGLSNKILADKHFDGSKLEWKLQLAIQQLPEKQRVVFNLRYFDEMPYEEMSRVLETSEGALKASYHHAAKKIEDFIRNH
- a CDS encoding DUF47 domain-containing protein, yielding MGINNIGRIFMPKNRVFYELFEDVATTVEQMGQVIKQVVYEHDADKRASLIGLIEDLEHKNDDHTHKIFTELGRNFITPFDREDIHYLATALDDICDYIYATAKKINFYKVNPNDSAIQKMAELIEQGCIEIKKVVYGLRDMKNLRQMTEGMVRVNSIENQADDVFDMSIERLFEHENDVKELIKKREIYQAMETVTDKCEDAANVIESIIVKYA
- a CDS encoding transketolase family protein; protein product: MIKDIQVLNEKETRGGFGEGVYEIGKENPNVVVLTADLAGSMKIAPFIKEFPERYVQVGIAEANMIGIAAGLTIGGKIPYTTTFANFSTGRVYDQIRQSVAYSGKNVKICASHAGLTLGEDGATHQILEDIGMMKMLPGMTVIVPCDFNQTKAATKAIASYEGPVYLRFGRPKWPNITKEDGSDFVIGKAQVLNEGSDITLFACGHLVWKAVEAGRILEEKGYSVELINIHTIKPLDEEAILKSITKTRCAVTCEEHNILGGLGDSIAHVAAKHLPIPIEFVGTKDTFGESGKPTELLAKYGLDTPDIVAAAEKALARKGK
- a CDS encoding inorganic phosphate transporter; translated protein: MVTILIVIIVLSFIFDYINGFHDAANSIATIVSTKVLTPFQAVVWAAFFNFGAFFISKYLVGGFGIADTIAKSVTLAKGDPLAMYVVLAGLVSAIIWNLITWWFGIPSSSSHALIGGLIGAAVAHYGTFGVVVAAKVVPIVLFIFMAPLIGMFVAFIITVIIVHICKRGNPYKTEKWFKRLQLVSSALFSLGHGSNDSQKVMGIIGVAMVASHYIPDLKSIPDWVPIMCFIAMGLGTLSGGWKIVKTMGSRITKVSPLEGVAAETAGAITLFLTEHFKIPVSTTHTITGSIIGVGATKRLSAVRWGVTVNLVWAWVLTIPVSAIVAAITFYIIRLFA
- the galE gene encoding UDP-glucose 4-epimerase GalE; the encoded protein is MAKILVTGGCGFIGSHTVVDLIENGFDVISIDDNSRSTTYLLDGIEKITGKKLKNYKVDLKNFDDTLAVFQENPDISGVIHFAAFKAVGESMEVPLDYFENNMFSLINLLKCVKEFRIDNFVFSSSCTVYGNPDSIPVTEQTPEKPAESPYGATKQMGERVIREFARAYNQNAVLLRYFNPVGAHPSTFIGELPLGKPLNLVPVITQTAIGKLPQMTVFGDDYETRDGSCVRDFIHVCDIAHAHTLAIQYMIDKRQKSNCEVFNLGTGNGVTVLEAIKAFEKVTGQKLNYKIAPRRPGDVVAIYANNSYAVNTLKWDIRYDLDQMMDTAWQWELKVQQDEALMKQQNPALN